CCTTTAGTGTCATAACCAGTATTGAATTGCAGACCGGAGTTACTAAAGGGGTTTGAATTATTCACTGTAACAGTAGGATCTATTTGCGCTGGTGTGTGAGAATTTTCGGGGTTAAGCCCTAGTTTACTATTAACGGTCATGATTGTTAAAAGTTTGATAATTTTTTAATTTGTTATTTTGATCTGATATTTGAAAAACAAAACTAGGTTGTATTATCTTCTTGAATCCCAACTTTTAAGACATACCTCAAGTTTCTAAAATCTTTGATCATAGGATTTATATCTTCTAGTTTTCAATTAAGTTTTCTGATTTATTTTCTATGCCGGTGTTAGCCAGAGGGCATTTTGAGATTAGCATAATCCCCATAATTTTTGTTAGACAATACAACTTATCCAACTAATTTAGTACATAAGTACTGGAGAGGGAGAAGTATAGTTTTTTACCATAATAGTTTTGTTCAGGGAATATGGCAAAACCCTACACTGTTAATGATAATTTGACAACAGACTAAAAGCGGATTTACTTAGAGAATTTACTCATAAGAATGTGTTAGGTTATACATTTTTTCGGCTTAGAGGGTAGAAGCAACTGTAGAATATTGTTGATAGTTTGGCAGCAGTTGATATGATAAATCTAGGGTGAATTAGTCGCTGCCGATTCGGGTGACGATCTAAGTTGAATTGAGGGAGAGGCTGGGTCTGTTAAATCAATGTAAGCAAGGCGATCTCGCTGAATTTGATTGGGTAACTGACGCATTCGATCTAAAACTTTGAGTTGTTCTGTGAACTTGTCTGTGTAAGGACCTAGATGCACGGTGCCAATTTCTGTCTGTAAAACCAAGTTAACTGGATCTGACCAATTAAGTTGCCGAATTTTGACGGGACTAGCACTAAGCTTTTGGTAAACTTGAGACCAATAGGGGCGATACATATTGTCATACCCTGTCACCTCAAGTTGAGGAACTTTGAAAGCTGTAGTAGCTGATTGATAGCTAGATAACGGAATCCAATTGCCTTGGCGATCTAATAATCCTGGTATAATTTGATGGCGACCTGCGACTTTTTGCTGTAGAGGAACTAGGGCAACTGGTTGCCTCTCTTGGATTTCAATTTGAATTTTAGGCGGCCAGAGAGTCCGGTTCACAGTAGCTTTGGCGATCGCTGGATTGGAATTTAACTCTTTCGTAATAACTTGAGGCTGAACTTGTAGTAGAGATTGGGGATAAGAGATAGGTAAAGTAGAACGCAGGGAATTCAGTGAGAGTAAACGATTACCACGAATTTCTATTTGTTCTGGCGATCTAACTACCCAGTCAGAACGTTGCGCTACCCAAACAACACCGCCTAAAATCCCGCTAACTAAAGTTAAGCGCCAGAAAAACTGGGTTAACTTAATTCGGCGTTGGTGTCGTAAATGACGGCGGCGCTTCTGTAAATAAGCTGGTGAGATGCGAACTATTTCATTCATCAGAATATGTCTCTATTACTTACCAACTAATCAATCAATCATGTTGCGTTTTTTGAACAGGTAAATTAATTAGCTCGAATAGCCTGTAAAAATATCGATATCCTAACAATTAATTGAGCTAACTGTTCACTATATATTACTTGAGATGGAAAATCTAAATAGGAATTAACAATATGGATGTTAAAGCAGCAGTTGCCTTTGCGCCTAGCCAGCCTTTGAGTATTGAAACCGTACAGCTAGAAGGACCAAAATCTGGGGAAGTTTTGGTAGAAATCAAAGCTACTGGTGTTTGCCATACAGATGCTTATACTCTGTCTGGAGCCGATCCAGAAGGTTTGTTTCCTGCCATTTTAGGTCATGAAGGTGCTGGTGTGGTAATGGAAGTTGGCGATGAGGTGAAAAGTGTGAAGGTAGGCGATCGCGTTATCCCCTTATACACCCCTGAATGTCGCCAGTGCGAGTATTGTTTGAGTGGTAAAACGAACCTTTGTCAAGCAATCCGCATCACGCAGGGTAAAGGTTTAATGCCTGACGGAACGAGTCGTTTTTCCCTAAATGGACAAATGATTCACCATTATATGGGCACTTCTACCTTTTCCAACTATATTGTTTTACCAGAAATTGCCGTGGCTAAAATTCGCGAAGATGCACCATTTGATAAGGTGTGTCTGATCGGTTGCGGTGTAACTACAGGAATTGGCGCGGTGATTAATACCGCCAAAGTCGAACCTGGTGCTAATGTAGTAGTTTTTGGTTTGGGTGGGGTGGGTTTAAATGTAATTCAAGCCGCCAAAATGGTGGGCGCTAATATGATTATTGGCGTGGATCTGAATTCTAAAAAACGGGAATTAGCCGAAAAATTTGGCATGACTCACTTTGTTAATCCCAGTGAAGTTGAAGGAGATTTAGTTCCCTATTTAGTGGATTTAACTAAAGGAGGAGCAGACTATACTTTTGAGTGTATTGGTAATATTAAAGTCATGCGCCAAGCCTTGGAATGCTGCCATAAAGGCTGGGGTGTGAGTGTAATTGTCGGAGTAGCGGGAGCCGGACAAGAAATAAGCACTCGCCCTTTTCAACTGGTAACTGGTAGAGTTTGGAAAGGTACGGCTTTTGGAGGTGCTAAAGGTAGAACTGATGTCCCCAAAATAGTCGATTGGTATATGAATGGAAAGATTAATATTGACGATCTAGTTAATAAAATTATGCCGATTGAACAGGTGAATGAAGCATTTGATTTAATGCATAAAGGGGAAGTAATTCGCACTGTTTTGACATTTTAATTAAGAAAGGAAGAAGGTTTTCTGTAGTAGCTTTTCTCCGAATAAATCCAAAAATTACGCGAAAAGTGAGATTAGGCGCTATATCTAGGGTAGGGGCGCAAAGCTTTGCGCCCCTACAGAGGGTTAATTTGTAGCAAGTATTTAGTGATTTGGTATTGCTTAAGTCCTCATATCGATCCAATTGGATTTCGTGTTCTTGATTTAATGATTAAGTATGATGGCAAATATAACTTTGGTCAGTGAGTATAATTGTTTTGGGGGTAAAGTTAGGTTTTATACCCATCAATCAACTGCTTGTAAGGCTCCCATGCGGTTTAGCGTTTACTTACCTCCCCAAGCTGAATCTCATAAGGTTCCCGTTCTCTACTTTCTGTCAGGTTTGACTTGCACGGAAGAAAACTTTATGGTGAAGGCGGGGGCGCAAAGATATGCGGCGGAATCTGGTTTAATGCTCGTAGTTCCAGATACTAGTCCCAGAAATACGGGAATTTCTGGCGAGGATGATGATTGGGATTTGGGAACGGGTGCGGGATTTTATGTAGATACGACTCGATCGCCTTGGAAACAGCACTATCAAATGTATAGTTATGTAATCGAAGAATTACCACAAATAATTGCTGAGAATTTTCCTGTAAAAAGCGATCGCCAAGGGATTTTTGGGCATTCGATGGGAGGACATGGGGCGTTGGTTTGTGCCCTAAGAAACCCCAAAAAGTATCTCTCTGTATCGGCATTTTCGCCCATCGCAGCACCTATGCAGTGTCCTTGGGGTGAAAAAGCATTTAGCCATTATTTGGGGTCAGATAGGGAAATTTGGCGCGCCTACGATGCAACAGAATTAGTCCAAACCGCTAACTATCATTCTCCAATCCTAATAGATCAAGGAACCGCAGACAATTTTTTGGCTAACCAGCTACTACCAGATAAATTTGCTCAAGCTTGCGAAAAAGCGGGTCAACCCTTAACTTTGAGGATGCAAGCTGGATACGATCACAGTTATTATTTTATCGCTACGTTTATGAGAGATCATATTATCGAACATCACGCGCCGATATTACATCAATAATAAATAAGCGGTGTTGGGTTTCGGCTCCGCTCAACCCAACCTACTCACTACTCAAAAATCATACTGTTTATCCTGGCAGGGTGACAAAAGGCGATCGCCTAGCAGCACTTTGTACAATCCGCTACGATCTAAAAGTAGAAGTTCAAAAAAATTGCATTTACTAGATTTAGCTTTTGAGGGAGAGGCGATCGTGGATGACTGGTCTAAAGAATTCTGGCAAGCGATCGATGACGCTATACTGGCTGTAGATCGGGTATTTACAGGGGTGGCGACAACGTTAGAAACTGCTGTAGATGACCTGTTAATGGAAGTAGCGACAAATGTAGAAAGTACCGTCGCTGATGTCCAAAAGATAATTGTTTCTGAACTAGATGAGAACGTTCCTGAATGGCGCGAGTGGTTAGATGGGGATGACGATTTATTCCCAGATATGGAAGAATTCAATCATCATACTGAATTTTATGATGTCTACCCCGTGTTTCCTTCTGCCGAAAACAATCCTGCTTGTATAGGTTGTCGTAACTACCACGGTCAAGTTTATAACGGAAATATCTTAGTTTGTGGGATGCATCCTTCTGGTTGGGAAGATGAAAAATGTCCTGACTGGGAATCGAATTGATTAAGCTTTATAATATTTCTTCCCTTCTTCCTTCTTCCTTCCTCCTTACAGCTTATGAGTCATTCATCTACACCAGAAACATTACCCCCTACTCAAGAAACCAGAGAAATGAAATATGGGGAACGCGAAATAGCTGAAGGTCAGCTAATCACATTCCCCAATCCCAGAGTTGGGAGGCGTTACCATGTTAATATCACTTTGCCAGAATTTACCTGCAAATGTCCTTTTTCGGGTTATCCTGATTTTGCGACTATCGATCTGACCTACGTTCCAAATCTCAGGGTAGTAGAGCTAAAGGCATTGAAACTGTATATTAATAGCTATCGCGATCGCTATATCTCTCATGAAGAGTCTGTTAACCAAATCCTCGATGATTTCATAGCTGCTTGCGACCCATTAGAAGTCACGATTAAAGGTGATTTTACACCTCGCGGAAACGTGCATACAGTTATTGAGATACATCACTCAAAACCCCAATTGGACAGCTAACGTTAGTTCCCCCTAACCCACAGTAACCATTAGGGTTTTTGGCGAGATATTGCTGATGGTAGTCTTCTGCGTAGTAGAATTCTGGAGCATCGAGAATCTCTGTAGTAATTTCGCCATACCCATTAGCTGTTAAAGCTTTTTGATAGGCTTGACGGGAAGCTTCAGCTAACTTTCGTTGGGTAGAAGAATAAACATAAATCCCCGAACGGTATTGGGTTCCAGTGTCATTTCCCTGACGCATTCCTTGGGTAGGATTGTGATTTTCCCAAAATATCTGTAATAGGGATTCATAACTGATGACTTTAGGGTCAAAAACCACCTTCACCACTTCATTGTGACCAGTTCTACCCGTGCAAACTTCTCTATAGGTAGGATTAGCTGTCATCCCCGCCGCATAACCAACGGCTGTGGTGTAAACTCCCTCTTGAACCCAGAATTTGCGTTCTGCACCCCAAAAACACCCCATCCCAAACATAGCTGTTTCTAAGCCATCGGGAAAAGGTTCGGTTAGCGGATGACCGTTGACGTAATGACTTTGTGGAACAGGCATTTTTGTCGCACGTCCTGGTAAAGCTTCTTCCACAGTCGGTAACTCTAATTTTTTTCCAAATCCAAATAATGCCATTGCTTTTCCCCTATAAATCGCTGATGTGCCTAAGTTCTATCTTAAATGCAACTATTAAACCTTGTGGTAGAGATATCTCTACCAAGTCCCCAGAGAATTGACTACACGTCTGACTTGAGAACTTGGGGAATAGAAGTGATAATCATTTCTACTATAGCTTCTGGAGTTCCTGTAGCGTCAATTTTGAGGTCAGCTTGAGAATATAGGGGTTGACGTTTTTGCAAACGAGTTTCGATTTGACTAGCTAAAGGACGATCGCCTTCATCACTCGCTACCCGTGATAAGATAGTTTCTAAAGGTGCATCTAGCCAAATAGTTAAGCCATAGTGTAAGTAACTCCAATTTTTACTTCTTTCCACTATTCCACCACCTGTAGCTATGACTAGGCGAGTATAGGCACAAACTTCTTCTAATACCTGAGTTTCTAAATCGCGAAATGCTGTTTCCCCTTCATCGTTAAAAATATCTGTAATCTTTTTCTTAGCTACTTGTTCAATGACAGCATCAGTATCGCAAAAGCCGTATTTTAGATGAGATTGTAGTAATTTCCCGATGGTAGATTTTCCTACCCCCATCATCCCAATTAAATAAATATTGATCCCTTTCAATCTCTCAGTAAGGGTGTCAGCGCTGGTGCGATCGCTGATACTATGATGATTCATCCCCAAATCTCGCATCTTTTCCATCCTTCTTCCTTCTTCCCTCTTCCCCCTTCCTTAAATTAAACCTAACGGCGATCCCCATCAATATCTTCATCATCTAAAT
Above is a genomic segment from Merismopedia glauca CCAP 1448/3 containing:
- a CDS encoding cell division protein FtsQ/DivIB; this encodes MNEIVRISPAYLQKRRRHLRHQRRIKLTQFFWRLTLVSGILGGVVWVAQRSDWVVRSPEQIEIRGNRLLSLNSLRSTLPISYPQSLLQVQPQVITKELNSNPAIAKATVNRTLWPPKIQIEIQERQPVALVPLQQKVAGRHQIIPGLLDRQGNWIPLSSYQSATTAFKVPQLEVTGYDNMYRPYWSQVYQKLSASPVKIRQLNWSDPVNLVLQTEIGTVHLGPYTDKFTEQLKVLDRMRQLPNQIQRDRLAYIDLTDPASPSIQLRSSPESAATNSP
- a CDS encoding S-(hydroxymethyl)glutathione dehydrogenase/class III alcohol dehydrogenase, with the translated sequence MDVKAAVAFAPSQPLSIETVQLEGPKSGEVLVEIKATGVCHTDAYTLSGADPEGLFPAILGHEGAGVVMEVGDEVKSVKVGDRVIPLYTPECRQCEYCLSGKTNLCQAIRITQGKGLMPDGTSRFSLNGQMIHHYMGTSTFSNYIVLPEIAVAKIREDAPFDKVCLIGCGVTTGIGAVINTAKVEPGANVVVFGLGGVGLNVIQAAKMVGANMIIGVDLNSKKRELAEKFGMTHFVNPSEVEGDLVPYLVDLTKGGADYTFECIGNIKVMRQALECCHKGWGVSVIVGVAGAGQEISTRPFQLVTGRVWKGTAFGGAKGRTDVPKIVDWYMNGKINIDDLVNKIMPIEQVNEAFDLMHKGEVIRTVLTF
- the fghA gene encoding S-formylglutathione hydrolase; translation: MMANITLVSEYNCFGGKVRFYTHQSTACKAPMRFSVYLPPQAESHKVPVLYFLSGLTCTEENFMVKAGAQRYAAESGLMLVVPDTSPRNTGISGEDDDWDLGTGAGFYVDTTRSPWKQHYQMYSYVIEELPQIIAENFPVKSDRQGIFGHSMGGHGALVCALRNPKKYLSVSAFSPIAAPMQCPWGEKAFSHYLGSDREIWRAYDATELVQTANYHSPILIDQGTADNFLANQLLPDKFAQACEKAGQPLTLRMQAGYDHSYYFIATFMRDHIIEHHAPILHQ
- the queF gene encoding preQ(1) synthase; this translates as MSHSSTPETLPPTQETREMKYGEREIAEGQLITFPNPRVGRRYHVNITLPEFTCKCPFSGYPDFATIDLTYVPNLRVVELKALKLYINSYRDRYISHEESVNQILDDFIAACDPLEVTIKGDFTPRGNVHTVIEIHHSKPQLDS
- the msrA gene encoding peptide-methionine (S)-S-oxide reductase MsrA, with translation MALFGFGKKLELPTVEEALPGRATKMPVPQSHYVNGHPLTEPFPDGLETAMFGMGCFWGAERKFWVQEGVYTTAVGYAAGMTANPTYREVCTGRTGHNEVVKVVFDPKVISYESLLQIFWENHNPTQGMRQGNDTGTQYRSGIYVYSSTQRKLAEASRQAYQKALTANGYGEITTEILDAPEFYYAEDYHQQYLAKNPNGYCGLGGTNVSCPIGVLSDVSQ
- a CDS encoding shikimate kinase, whose amino-acid sequence is MEKMRDLGMNHHSISDRTSADTLTERLKGINIYLIGMMGVGKSTIGKLLQSHLKYGFCDTDAVIEQVAKKKITDIFNDEGETAFRDLETQVLEEVCAYTRLVIATGGGIVERSKNWSYLHYGLTIWLDAPLETILSRVASDEGDRPLASQIETRLQKRQPLYSQADLKIDATGTPEAIVEMIITSIPQVLKSDV